From a single Eleginops maclovinus isolate JMC-PN-2008 ecotype Puerto Natales chromosome 20, JC_Emac_rtc_rv5, whole genome shotgun sequence genomic region:
- the LOC134882379 gene encoding 25-hydroxyvitamin D-1 alpha hydroxylase, mitochondrial, with amino-acid sequence MIKVRRMLQQALRVSGRSAFPLVKWMERWAEGASAKQQAAKTLEDMPGPSVASFAWDLFAKRGLSRLHHLQLEGLQRYGPMWKASFGPILTVHVADPALIEQVLRQEGQHPMRSDLSSWKDYRKLRGHHYGLLTSEGEEWQSVRSLLGKHMLRPKAVEAYDKTLNGVVSDLVDKLRQRRSSEGLVTDIASEFYRFGLEGISSVLFESRLGCLDEVIPEETERFIQSINTMFVTTLLTMFMPQWLHRLFPKPWNTFCQCWDYMFDFAKGHIDQRLTAEAEKVARGEEVEGRYLTYFLSRTGMPMKTVYSNVTELLLAGVDTISSTMSWSLYELSRHPEVQALLRDEVLSVLQGRSIPEAADVARMPLLKATVKEVLRLYPVIPANARVITERDIEVGGYLIPKNTLITLCHFATSRDPAVFPNPDEFQPHRWLKKDQTFHPYASIPFGVGKRSCIGRRIAELELYLALSRILLDFDVKPDPEGISVKPKTRTLLVPESVISLQFIER; translated from the exons ATGATCAAAGTCAGAAGGATGCTGCAACAAGCTTTGAGAGTATCCGGCCGCAGTGCCTTCCCCCTGGTCAAGTGGATGGAGAGGTGGGCTGAGGGCGCATCCGCCAAGCAGCAGGCAGCCAAGACTCTGGAGGACATGCCCGGACCCTCGGTGGCCAGCTTCGCCTGGGACTTGTTTGCCAAACGGGGACTGTCCCGGCTGCACCATCTGCAG CTGGAGGGCTTGCAGCGATACGGGCCCATGTGGAAGGCGAGCTTTGGCCCCATTCTGACCGTTCATGTTGCTGATCCAGCGCTCATTGAGCAGGTACTAAGGCAGGAGGGCCAGCACCCCATGCGCTCTGACCTCTCCTCCTGGAAGGACTACAGGAAGCTCAGGGGACATCACTACGGACTCCTGACTTC TGAGGGGGAGGAGTGGCAGTCGGTGAGAAGTCTCCTTGGTAAGCACATGCTGCGACCAAAAGCCGTTGAAGCCTACGATAAAACCCTGAACGGCGTGGTCAGCGACCTCGTTGACAAACTTCGCCAACGCAGAAGCTCTGAGGGCCTTGTCACCGACATCGCAAGCGAGTTCTATCGATTTGGCCTCGAGG GCATTTCCTCGGTTTTGTTTGAATCAAGACTCGGTTGCCTGGATGAGGTTATCCCTGAAGAGACAGAGCGTTTTATCCAATCGATTAACACCATGTTTGTAACGACGCTTCTCACCATGTTCATGCCACAGTGGCTGCACCGGCTGTTTCCTAAGCCCTGGAACACCTTCTGTCAGTGCTGGGACTACATGTTCGACTTTG CTAAAGGCCACATCGACCAGCGCCTGACGGCTGAAGCAGAAAAGGTGGCCCGTGGAGAGGAAGTGGAGGGCCGCTATCTAACCTACTTCCTGTCACGGACTGGGATGCCAATGAAGACTGTCTACAGCAATGTCACAGAGCTGCTTCTCGCAGGAGTTGACACA ATCTCCAGCACCATGTCCTGGTCGCTTTACGAGCTATCCCGTCACCCTGAGGTGCAGGCATTGCTCCGGGATGAAGTGTTGAGTGTGCTGCAGGGAAGGAGCATACCGGAGGCAGCGGACGTGGCGCGCATGCCTCTCCTGAAGGCCACAGTCAAAGAAGTGCTTAG GTTGTACCCGGTCATTCCTGCCAATGCAAGAGTcatcacagagagagacatCGAGGTTGGAGGCTACCTCATCCCTAAAAAT ACTCTGATTACCCTGTGCCACTTTGCAACATCTCGAGATCCAGCGGTGTTTCCAAATCCAGATGAATTTCAGCCCCATCGATGGTTGAAAAAGGACCAGACTTTCCACCCTTATGCCTCCATACCCTTTGGGGTGGGAAAACGCAGCTGCATAGGGCGTCGCATCGCTGAGCTGGAGCTCTACCTCGCTCTGTCAAGG ATCCTCTTAGATTTTGATGTGAAGCCCGACCCAGAAGGGATTTCCGTGAAGCCCAAGACCCGAACGCTTCTGGTTCCTGAAAGTGTCATTAGCCTCCAGTTTATTGAACGATGA
- the mettl1 gene encoding tRNA (guanine-N(7)-)-methyltransferase, producing MSSSMPQKRYYRQRAHSNPMAYHTFDYPVCPEEMDWSKLYSGFFADNPSEKKPPQVEFADIGCGYGGLLVELSLLFPDKLMLGMEIRVKVSDYVQDRIKSLRTSEPGSYQNIACIRSNAMKYLPNFFSKGQLSKMFFLFPDPHFKKTKHKWRIISPTLLAEYAYTLRVGGLVYTMTDVEEVHLWMVKHFSEHPLFKRVLDEELVGDVIISRLGTCTEEGKKVQRNGGKNFLAVFWRIEDLN from the exons ATGAGTTCGTCCATGCCGCAGAAGCGTTACTACCGACAGCGGGCCCATTCCAACCCGATGGCTTACCACACGTTCGACTA TCCGGTGTGTCCTGAGGAGATGGACTGGTCTAAGCTGTATTCAGGCTTTTTCGCAGACAACCCCTCTGAGAAAAAGCCCCCCCAGGTTGAGTTTGCAGACATTGGATGTGGATACGGCGGGCTGCTAG TGGAGTTATCTCTGCTTTTCCCTGACAAGCTCATGCTTGGCATGGAGATTCGAGTAAAAGTGTCCGATTATGTTCAGGATCGTATCAAATCCCTTCGGACCTCAGAGCCAGGGAGCTACCAGAACATCGCCTGCATTCGCAGCAATGCCATGAAGTACCTGCCCAACTTCTTCTCTAAAGGACAG ctgAGTAagatgtttttcctcttccctGACCCTCACTTTAAGAAGACCAAGCACAAGTGGAGGATAATTAGTCCAACACTGTTGGCCGAATACGCCTACACGCTGAGAGTTGGG ggtttggtGTATACCATGACAGATGTGGAGGAGGTTCACCTCTGGATGGTGAAGCACTTCAGTGAACATCCACTTTTCAAACGAGTCCTTGATGAAGAATTG GTTGGTGATGTCATCATAAGTCGCCTGGGTACCTgcacagaggaaggaaagaaagtgCAGAGAAATGGAGGGAAAAACTTCCTTGCAGTTTTCTGGAGGATAGAGGATTTAAACTGA